From Nocardia sp. XZ_19_385, the proteins below share one genomic window:
- the rplQ gene encoding 50S ribosomal protein L17 — MPTPKKGRRFGGSSSHQKAIFANLATALFEHGRITTTESKAKAVRPYAEKLITKAKAGTLADRREVLKVIRNKDVVHSLFAEIGPSFEGREGGYTRITKTVPRKGDNAPMAIIELVREKTVTNEADRARRVAASQQAAPAAEVTEEAPAAEATDEVAEAPADEDKKDA, encoded by the coding sequence ATGCCCACTCCCAAGAAGGGTCGCCGGTTCGGCGGGTCGTCGTCGCACCAGAAGGCGATCTTCGCCAATCTGGCGACGGCGCTCTTCGAGCACGGTCGGATCACGACCACCGAGTCCAAGGCCAAGGCCGTGCGCCCCTACGCCGAGAAGCTCATCACCAAGGCGAAGGCCGGCACGCTGGCCGACCGTCGCGAGGTGCTGAAGGTCATCCGTAACAAGGATGTCGTGCACAGCCTCTTCGCCGAGATCGGCCCGTCGTTCGAGGGTCGTGAGGGTGGCTACACGCGCATCACCAAGACCGTCCCCCGCAAGGGTGACAACGCTCCGATGGCGATCATCGAGCTGGTTCGCGAGAAGACCGTGACCAACGAAGCCGATCGCGCCCGCCGCGTGGCCGCTTCGCAGCAGGCTGCCCCGGCGGCCGAGGTCACCGAGGAGGCCCCTGCGGCCGAGGCGACCGACGAGGTTGCCGAGGCTCCGGCCGACGAGGACAAGAAGGACGCCTGA
- the truA gene encoding tRNA pseudouridine(38-40) synthase TruA — protein MTSDAVGSVAVAATVRVRLDISYDGTDFTGWARQPELRTVQGVLEESLSKVYREPIQLTVAGRTDAGVHAEGQVAHFDTTATDFDGGRLVHRMARFLPKDVRIKDARIVPPEFDARFSAIRRHYAYRLTTAPYGAEPLQARSVVGCRSNVDLEAMREASQKLLGLHNFAAFCRRREGATTVRELQRFDWECRGELLIAYVSADAFCWSMVRSLVGAILAVGEGRRTPDWVGSLLHETERSSSVTVAPAHGLSLIAVDYPAEPDLAARNRQTREVRTVPAAGCCGD, from the coding sequence ATGACGTCCGACGCGGTGGGCTCGGTGGCCGTCGCCGCGACGGTTCGTGTGCGGCTCGACATCTCGTATGACGGAACCGATTTCACCGGGTGGGCGCGGCAGCCGGAGCTGCGGACGGTGCAGGGTGTACTCGAGGAGTCGCTGAGCAAGGTCTATCGCGAACCCATTCAGCTGACGGTCGCCGGCCGGACCGACGCGGGTGTGCATGCCGAGGGCCAGGTTGCCCACTTCGACACCACCGCAACGGACTTCGACGGCGGCAGACTGGTGCACCGGATGGCACGGTTCCTGCCGAAGGACGTCCGGATCAAAGACGCCCGCATCGTGCCCCCCGAATTCGATGCCCGCTTCTCCGCGATCCGCCGGCATTACGCCTATCGCCTCACCACCGCCCCGTACGGCGCCGAACCGCTCCAGGCTCGCAGCGTCGTCGGCTGCCGCAGCAACGTCGATCTGGAGGCTATGCGCGAGGCATCCCAGAAGCTGCTGGGGCTGCACAACTTCGCCGCCTTCTGCCGCCGCCGTGAGGGCGCCACCACGGTCCGCGAACTCCAGCGCTTCGACTGGGAGTGCCGGGGCGAGCTGTTGATCGCCTACGTCAGCGCCGACGCCTTCTGCTGGTCCATGGTCCGTAGCCTGGTCGGCGCGATCCTCGCCGTAGGGGAAGGCCGTCGCACCCCTGACTGGGTCGGCAGCCTCCTGCACGAAACCGAGCGCTCCAGCTCGGTGACGGTCGCCCCCGCCCACGGCCTCTCCCTGATTGCCGTCGACTACCCCGCCGAACCCGACCTCGCCGCCCGCAACCGCCAAACCCGCGAAGTCCGGACCGTCCCCGCCGCCGGCTGCTGCGGCGACTGA
- a CDS encoding LLM class F420-dependent oxidoreductase, whose product MAFDELGRYGVWLPFNAISPEQAREVEELGYGALWLGSSPGEDDLVVAENLLAATENLTVATSIVNIWKSPAAKVAEVFHRIEAAYPGRFLLGIGAGHPEANATYRTPYDALVEYFDELDAAGVPKERRALAALGPRVLKLARDRSLGALPYLVPVEHTASARAILGDGTLLATEHKVVIDDDPVRARTTAEPRTSFYLGLQNYVTNLRRFGLTDEDLAKPGSDRFYDAVVAHGTAEAVAEKLRAHLLAGADHVAIQPLSDDPLPALRTLAPLLK is encoded by the coding sequence ATGGCATTCGACGAACTTGGACGGTACGGAGTTTGGCTTCCCTTCAACGCGATCAGCCCGGAGCAGGCGCGTGAGGTGGAGGAGCTGGGGTACGGCGCGTTGTGGCTGGGTAGCTCACCGGGGGAGGACGACCTCGTCGTCGCCGAGAACCTTCTGGCGGCAACGGAAAACCTCACAGTAGCGACCAGCATCGTGAACATCTGGAAGTCGCCCGCGGCAAAGGTGGCCGAGGTCTTCCACCGCATCGAGGCGGCCTATCCGGGTCGCTTCCTCCTCGGTATCGGCGCGGGCCATCCGGAGGCGAACGCCACCTACCGCACGCCCTACGACGCTCTGGTCGAATACTTCGACGAACTCGACGCGGCCGGCGTTCCCAAGGAGCGCCGCGCCCTGGCCGCTCTCGGCCCGCGAGTGCTGAAACTGGCCCGCGACCGCTCCCTCGGCGCCCTGCCGTACCTGGTGCCGGTGGAGCACACCGCCAGCGCCCGCGCGATCCTCGGCGACGGCACGCTGCTCGCGACCGAGCACAAGGTCGTCATCGACGACGACCCGGTACGCGCCCGCACCACCGCCGAGCCCCGCACATCCTTCTACCTCGGCCTGCAGAACTACGTAACGAACCTGCGCCGCTTCGGCCTCACCGACGAAGACCTGGCCAAGCCCGGCAGCGATCGCTTCTACGACGCGGTGGTCGCTCACGGCACCGCCGAGGCCGTCGCCGAGAAACTCCGCGCACACCTGCTGGCCGGCGCCGACCACGTTGCCATCCAGCCTCTCAGCGACGACCCCCTCCCGGCACTGCGCACGCTGGCGCCCCTGCTGAAGTAG